Proteins from a genomic interval of Asterias rubens chromosome 16, eAstRub1.3, whole genome shotgun sequence:
- the LOC117300663 gene encoding syndecan-3-like: MRLFIQIWMLLAILLVERNFVKAQGDPDLVFAEGSGVIDDEDYVTDAPGELGEQGSGATEGTPVHIRTSGVVVAKPKFDNTIRINKIGDKKAVFEPAHADPKSRQSLEVFDTVCAVLLASLRTNELTSQAEDCVGVSITDGSLVVTTEITFSEDTTAVASDVESAIKSTLAGNTLSDSTTSLTVDKRSIRVTPTGSDAVDVSTVKPTKKPGKPNKSNPTPDMPTSVSPDNNNGLTDNEIFFDTSPPMKPVMSTTMSNEIGNNVHNNKLEVKDKKEKQGFFKMVLGSPVLLAALVGAVVLTLITIVLITMFLIYRVKKKDEGSYSLDEPHKVKDPTAYWKDTKEFYA, from the exons GCACAAGGAGACCCCGATCTGGTGTTTGCTGAGGGTAGTGGGGTTATAGATGATGAGGATTATGTTACAGATGCACCAGGAGAGCTGGGAGAGCAAGGGTCTGGTGCCACAGAAGGGACGCCAGTACATATACGCACTTCAG GTGTAGTTGTAGCCAAGCCCAAGTTTGATAACACCATCAGGATTAACAAGATTGGTGACAAGAAGGCAGTGTTTGAGCCGGCACATGCAGATCCTAAATCAAGACAGTCACTGGAAGTGTTTGACACAGTCTGTGCTGTT CTCCTAGCCTCCTTGCGAACAAATGAACTAACCAGCCAAGCAGAGGATTGTGTTGGAGTCTCAATCACTGATGGGAGTCTTGTTGTCACAACAGAGATTACATTTAGTGAGGACACAACTGCCGTTGCATCTGATGTAGAGAGTGCTATTAAAAGCACACTGGCTGGAAACACATTGAGTGACAGTACTACATCTCTTACTGTAGACAAGAGAAGCATCAGGGTAACACCAACTGGCTCAG ACGCTGTTGATGTTTCAACTGTGAAGCCCACAAAGAAACCAGGCAAACCTAAT AAGTCTAACCCTACCCCTGACATGCCAACATCAGTATCTCCTGATAACAACAACGGCCTGACCGACAATGAAATATTCTTTGATACATCACCCCCAATGAAGCCAGTCATGAGCACAACCATGTCCAATGAGATTGGTAACAATGTACACAACAACAAACTAGAGGTCAAAGATAAGAAAGAGAAACAGGGCTTCTTTAAAATGGTTCTTGGTAGTCCAGTACTCTTAGCAG CTTTGGTTGGTGCAGTTGTCTTGACATTGATCACTATCGTTCTGATTACGATGTTCCTCATCTATCGTGTTAAGAAGAAGGACGAGGGAAGTTATTCACTGGATGAACCTCACAAAGTCAAGGACCCAACGGCCTACTGGAAAGACACCAAGGAATTCTATGCATAG